Below is a window of Leisingera sp. S132 DNA.
GGATCCTGGGTCATCGGCAGCCCGCGGAGATGCGGTACTGTCGCCAGTGTAATCGGGCGCGGCAGATTAGGGCGGGAATGCTCCATGATAATGGTCATGGTCGGGCCCTGGCGCGACAGCGAAGGATGCTGGAACGGCCGGGTCTTCACTCCACGCGTTACCATCAGCCGGGCATGAGCGTCCGTTGTCATCTCATTGGACTTTTGTGTTTCTAACAAGGCGTTTTTGACACCATCCTGATCTAGCCCAATGTCCAGATCAATGGCCTTGGCGGCTTCAAACAACCGGTCCATGTGCTCATCCAGAAACGCCCAGGTCCCGTTGTATAGACGCAACCCCTCCCACACGCCATCACCGAGCATGAAGCCACTGTCATACACACTGACCTTAGCCTCGGCCTTCGGTACAATTTCACCATTCAGATAAATCAGGATCTCTTCGTTTCTTTGATCTTCTTCGGCCTGGTGGGTGCTCATCTTGTCGGTCATGGGATCCTCCTTGGCCGGCACGTTATTGATACTGGATCCGGAATCCAAACGATAACGTGCTGTCACCAGTCCGTGAAATCCTGACTTGCCGGGTTGAGAGTTTGCCCTGCAGGCCACAGGCTGGCAGCAAGTCATCATGGAGTCGGAAATGCGGGTTCTGGAGAAACTGAAACCTTTCGTACTGACCAGCCTGATCGCTGTTGGCCTCGTTGCACATGGCAATCCGGTGCAAGCGCAGTCTTCTGCGGTTCTGACTGTTGCCGGCGGCTGTTTCTGGTGCGTCGAAAGCGATTTCGAAAGTGTGCCAGGCGTCATCGAAGCCGTTTCAGGCTACACCGGGGGAACGACACAGGATCCCACTTATAAGGACGTTACCGGCGGCGGAACGGGACATTTTGAGGCCGTTCAAATTACATTCGACCCCACCAAAGTCTCCCGCAAACGGCTGCTGGAATTATTTTTCCGATCGGTTGATCCGACCGACTCAGGTGGCCAGTTTTGTGACCGCGGGGACAGCTACCGCACCGCGATTTTTGTCTCTAACTCGGAAGAAAATGCACTGGCGAGAGAGGTAACGGCCGAGGCACAGCACGCCTTGGGGCAGAAAATCGTCACCCCAATTCTGGCAGCCCAAACATTTTACAAAGCGGAAGATTACCACCAGGACTATTACAAGGGTCAAAGCCTGGTGTTTACGCGGTTTGGCCCCAAACGGCAGGCAGAAGCTTACAAGCGCTACCGCCAAGCGTGCGGGCGGGACGCCAGGGTGGCAAAGCTTTGGGGCAGCGCAGCCTCCTTTGCAAAGGGACACTGAGGCCAAGCCGCCCTGATTTAAAACCGGGCGGCTTGAACTTCTTCCAAGGTTGGAATGACATCAGCCGTGCCCCGTCGCGTGACCATAAGCGCCCCTGCCCGGCTGGCCTGTGCCATTGCTTCGGCAACCGTAAGGCCGAGATCCAAGCCAGACAGGACGTAACCAGTGAAGGTATCGCCTGCACCAGTTGTATCGACCGGCGTGACCGGCAAGGCAGGCACATCACTGACCACCCCCGTTTCCCCGTCGATATGCCGCGCGCCCTTGGCACCCAGGGTGATGATCACATCCTTGACGCCCAACCCACCCGGCTCTTTTCCTGTGGCCTGCTGGAGCTGCTGGGCTTCGACCTCATTGAAGATCAGAAAATCCAGGCACGGAAGAACCGCCTGCACCGCA
It encodes the following:
- a CDS encoding D-amino acid aminotransferase, whose product is MTDKMSTHQAEEDQRNEEILIYLNGEIVPKAEAKVSVYDSGFMLGDGVWEGLRLYNGTWAFLDEHMDRLFEAAKAIDLDIGLDQDGVKNALLETQKSNEMTTDAHARLMVTRGVKTRPFQHPSLSRQGPTMTIIMEHSRPNLPRPITLATVPHLRGLPMTQDPKLNSHSKLNCILACIAAEKAGADEALMLDVNGFVNTTNACNFFIVRKGEVWTSTGDYCMNGITRQKVIELCRDNGIPVYERNYSLVDTYGADEAFLTGTFGAQTPVGSIDGRQIGEGQMGPVTERIRSLYKELIERECA
- the msrA gene encoding peptide-methionine (S)-S-oxide reductase MsrA translates to MRVLEKLKPFVLTSLIAVGLVAHGNPVQAQSSAVLTVAGGCFWCVESDFESVPGVIEAVSGYTGGTTQDPTYKDVTGGGTGHFEAVQITFDPTKVSRKRLLELFFRSVDPTDSGGQFCDRGDSYRTAIFVSNSEENALAREVTAEAQHALGQKIVTPILAAQTFYKAEDYHQDYYKGQSLVFTRFGPKRQAEAYKRYRQACGRDARVAKLWGSAASFAKGH